Proteins encoded in a region of the Euleptes europaea isolate rEulEur1 chromosome 3, rEulEur1.hap1, whole genome shotgun sequence genome:
- the KIAA1522 gene encoding uncharacterized protein KIAA1522 homolog produces MGNPYRKPNPPNAGARPFWSVGQSEKPKTGAAKSDNDKRLSVQYKVGAERPDNVFFPSNRPPHLEELHIQAQAGLKSLQSQEKHKQTKRAWDQSDTNSIQSSRSSTEGDDLSIRSKTPSCTTENSEDALSIRSEMIQRKGSTFRPHDSFPKSSMKGEKRRRERRTTVLGLPHHVQKELGLSNGHNSKKRPGSIAVRASPSPQPPANRGEVSGNTIHIPTVDGKLEPAAVPEGGAHISLPALELEAADGALQRHIDRVYYDDSLLGRKTAAKLSPLVRPKSLAVPWMTTQAGSPELLRPVMSISPQGTYLSKIIPNAIMPPMVDVIALSRNRVRTLSRCSLATASPASVRSLGRFSSASRSREHSSSSDNWSHSQSTETIVSNTSTISSHGGADSQKTSEAGPEKQARTAATPDLDQLSAYSSLSRASSNYAKAAPASPSLLGVRLPGSSGRASPAYSTSSVADGSDTTSVRSDRSSSRSVSLRKMKKAPAPPRRTYSLSQKAQELEASGAPKAMGLPPKPERRPQRESSEAWAAARLGSPTVAGEDEVFSPVVQTNLSHCSPLSAEGQQEPPSKQGSPDRFGRTMSPSSGYSSQSGTPTLHTKGLLSHASSPRSKRPQPKKPERVCSLQSPGLSVSSSLTSLSSSASDPAPVEMPPSCAAPAPSKMDRFVIPPHPKVPAPFSPPPSKPQQAEPNTADSPPRASPPTGNTKPPILSKPSNGTPPPSPPPAYHPPPPPAKKADVSPEAPSTSETEPDAPQDALWPPPPPPVPDEHDLSMADFPPPDEAYFSSLPLPEAQVATTETPSVKAPEAPPAVEPPASQRAASAEKGKEPAPSPSFSTMVSSKIQQQGPLDAASLPAPALEPSPPPKLPTAGEAARSQFGHRKATASVSAAPQPSGLQTQPSLKKPAGSSRPDLKKEPASRSKSNPTPKEDASLPIVTPSLLQMVRLRSINMDAHSPVASPATAKQPAEQNGLGASVKLAQAAPQKPIRKSLSLKGPPSASKEASPSNPLHNAVHLKASTLSSRDAPGLGTADRKARNRLTLPTPSKAATPAPGEAKDGQLSPLHKSPASTASFIFSKSSKKLVIETSSSLEAQANLKKNLVAELMNVSGQRPAAAPGLNQQGSGKPQAQKKPQKIPPPIAKKPSLAPGHLPSPQSPKPLGAEELSSSLPAAGDRTKSAGTENQASPVEAGRRSPLAQPETLLQSPPAQGIREETV; encoded by the exons GTGCCGCCAAGTCCGACAACGACAAGCGACTTAGTGTCCAGTACAAGGTGGGGGCAGAGCGGCCCGACAATGTCTTCTTCCCCAGCAACCGGCCTCCCCACCTGGAGGAGCTGCATATCCAGGCCCAGGCTGGGCTCAAGTCTCTGCAGAGCCAAG AGAAACACAAACAGACCAAACGGGCTTGGGATCAGAGCGACACCAACAGCATCCAG TCCTCCCGCTCGTCCACAGAGGGGGATGACCTCTCGATCCGAAGCAAGACTCCGTCGTGCACGACAGAGAACTCAGAGGATGCACTCTCCATCCGCTCAGAGATGATACAGCGGAAAG GCTCCACTTTTCGGCCACATGATTCATTCCCCAAATCCTCGATGAAGGGcgagaagagaaggagagagcGGAGGACGACAGTTCTGGGCCTTCCCCACCATGTGCAGAAAGAGCTGG GTCTGAGTAATGGACACAACTCGAAGAAACGTCCAGGCAGCATTGCCGTCAGAGCGagccccagcccccagcccccggCAAACAGAGGCGAGGTGTCCGGCAACACGATCCACATTCCCACTGTCGACGGAAAATTAGAGCCCGCCGCTGTCCCTGAAGGCGGCGCCCACATCTCCCTCCCGGCCTTGGAGCTGGAGGCAGCGGATGGCGCCCTCCAGCGCCACATCGACCGCGTCTACTATGATGACTCGCTGCTGGGGCGCAAGACGGCGGCCAAGCTGTCCCCCTTGGTCAGGCCCAAGTCTCTGGCCGTTCCCTGGATGACCACGCAGGCCGGCTCCCCGGAGCTGCTGCGCCCCGTCATGTCAATCTCCCCTCAGGGCACCTACCTGTCCAAGATTATCCCCAACGCCATCATGCCACCCATGGTGGACGTCATTGCCCTCTCCCGCAACAGGGTGCGCACCCTCAGCCGTTGCAGCCTGGCGACGGCCAGCCCGGCCTCGGTGCGCTCGCTGGGGCGCTTCTCCTCCGCATCCCGCAGCCGCGAGCACTCCTCCTCCAGCGACAACTGGAGCCACTCGCAATCCACCGAGACGATCGTCTCCAACACATCCACCATCTCTTCCCACGGGGGCGCCGACAGCCAGAAGACGAGCGAGGCAGGGCCAGAGAAGCAGGCCCGGACGGCAGCCACGCCCGATCTCGACCAGCTCAGTGCCTACAGCTCCTTGAGCAGGGCCAGTTCCAACTACGCCAAGGCCGCCCCTGCCTCGCCCAGCCTCCTGGGCGTGCGGCTCCCGGGGAGCAGCGGCCGGGCCTCGCCCGCCTACAGCACCAGCAGCGTGGCGGATGGCTCGGATACTACCAGTGTGCGCAGCGACCGCTCCTCCTCCCGCAGCGTCTCCCTCAGGAAGATGAAGAAGGCTCCCGCTCCACCACGGAGGACCTACTCCCTGTCCCAGAAGGCCCAGGAGCTGGAGGCCAGCGGGGCGCCCAAGGCGATGGGCCTGCCCCCCAAGCCAGAACGCAGGCCACAGCGGGAGAGCAGCGAGGCGTGGGCTGCGGCGCGGCTAGGAAGCCCCACTGTGGCTGGGGAGGATGAGGTCTTCTCCCCTGTCGTACAAACCAAcctctctcactgcagccccctttctgctgaggggcagcaggagcCGCCCTCCAAGCAAGGCTCCCCGGACCGCTTCGGCCGCACCATGTCGCCCTCCAGCGGGTATTCCAGTCAGAGCGGCACCCCCACCCTCCACACCAAGGGTCTTCTCTCCCACGCCTCGTCCCCCAGAAGCAAGAGGCCGCAACCAAAGAAACCGGAGAGGGTCTGTTCCCTGCAGTCCCCTGGGCTCTCTGTCTCCTCCTCTCTGACGTCCTTATCCTCCTCTGCCTCGGATCCTGCCCCTGTGGAGATGCCCCCCTCCTGCGCTGCTCCCGCTCCAAGTAAGATGGACAGGTTTGTCATTCCACCTCACCCCAAGGTCCCGGCTCCTTTCTCCCCACCGCCCTCCAAGCCTCAACAGGCTGAGCCGAACACTGCCGATAGCCCACCCCGCGCTTCACCCCCCACCGGCAATACGAAGCCTCCCATTCTTTCCAAACCCAGCAATGGAACGCCTCCtccgtctcctcctcctgcttACCACCCTCCGCCGCCCCCTGCGAAGAAGGCTGATGTGAGTCCTGAAGCGCCAAGCACCTCGGAAACTGAGCCCGATGCTCCTCAGGATGCACTGTGGCCCCCACCGCCCCCGCCTGTGCCGGACGAGCACGATCTCTCCATGGCGGACTTTCCTCCCCCAGACGAGGCCTACTTCTCCTCGCTGCCTCTCCCAGAAGCACAGGTGGCCACCACGGAAACACCCTCCGTCAAAGCCCCAGAGGCTCCTCCCGCTGTGGAGCCGCCAGCCAGCCAAAGAGCGGCATCTGCCGAAAAGGGCAAAGAGCCCGCCCCCTCGCCCTCCTTCTCCACTATGGTCTCCTCCAAGATCCAGCAGCAGGGACCCCTCGATGCTGCGTCACTGCCAGCTCCTGCGCTAGAGCCCTCTCCGCCTCCAAAGCTCCCCACCGCGGGGGAAGCAGCCAGATCTCAGTTCGGCCACCGAAAGGCCACTGCCTCGGTGTCCGCAGCGCCCCAGCCCTCCGGCCTGCAAACCCAGCCAAGCCTTAAGAAGCCAGCTGGCAGCTCCCGCCCAGATCTCAAGAAGGAGCCCGCTTCTCGGAGTAAGAGCAACCCCACGCCAAAGGAGGACGCCAGCCTGCCGATTGTCACCCCTTCCCTGCTGCAGATGGTGCGCCTGCGCTCAATCAACATGGATGCCCACAGTCCCGTGGCAAGCCCGGCCACAGCAAAGCAGCCCGCCGAGCAGAACGGCTTGGGCGCCAGTGTCAAGCTGGCTCAGGCCGCCCCCCAGAAGCCTATCCGCAAGTCGCTGTCCTTGAAGGGTCCCCCGTCGGCTTCCAAAGAAGCGTCTCcttccaacccgctgcacaacgCCGTGCACTTGAAGGCCTCCACCTTGTCTTCCAGGGACGCTCCTGGCCTCGGAACGGCGGACAGGAAAGCCAGAAACCGGCTGACCCTGCCAACGCCCTCCAAGGCAGCGACGCCTGCCCCCGGCGAGGCAAAAGATGGCCAGCTGTCCCCCCTTCACAAATCCCCAGCCTCTACAGCCAGTTTCATCTTTTCAAAGAGCTCCAAAAAACTGGTGATCGAGACCTCGTCATCGCTAGAGGCCCAAGCCAACCTCAAGAAGAATCTGGTAGCTGAACTGATGAACGTCTCTGGCCAGCGGCCTGCAGCTGCTCCGGGGCTGAACCAACAGGGCTCAGGAAAGCCCCAGGCCCAGAAGAAGCCCCAAAAGATCCCCCCTCCCATAGCCAAGAAGCCTTCGCTCGCACCAGGGCACCTGCCGTCACCCCAGAGCCCGAAGCCACTGGGAGCGGAGGAGCTGAGCTCCTCCCTGCCAGCAGCTGGGGACAGGACTAAGAGTGCAGGGACTGAGAACCAGGCCTCTCCCGTGGAGGCTGGTCGGAGAAGCCCTCTCGCACAGCCAGAGACGCTGCTGCAGAGCCCCCCAGCACAAG gcATACGAGAGGAGACGGTGTAA